Proteins from a genomic interval of Anolis sagrei isolate rAnoSag1 chromosome 1, rAnoSag1.mat, whole genome shotgun sequence:
- the RNH1 gene encoding ribonuclease inhibitor isoform X2 yields MDLDIQCTELNTAKWKELVSSLHQYKTIRLDDCSLSTKHFKDISTVLTKNQVLTELKLNNNEVGDSGMEVLCKGLLHPSCKLQKLWLQNCNLTEACCEHLRSVLSSNASLTELHLGDNTLGESGVKVLCQGLLDPNCKLESLQLDYCELSAANVEALSSALRTKPSLKELSLCNNSFGDAAVKLLCQGVQDSKCNLETLRLENCDFTAESCGDLSTILSTKPSLKELCIGENKIGDRGVALLCQGALNPNCNVQKLWLWECGITAHGCKDLSNLFGNKETLKELSLIGNDVKDQGMDFLSQGLKNPKCKLQAIWLRECGLTGTCCKSLSQALSTNGTLKELHIGGNKLDDAGVIQICEGVLSPTCNLQSLSVGQSQLTAACCDKLAEVIAGKPCLQELDVSYSHIGDEGAMKLCEAVKNPNCHLKYLILYDTFWTTPVDKELKALEELKPGFKLVT; encoded by the exons ATGGATCTTGACATCCAGTGTACCGAGCTCAACACCGCCAAATGGAAAGAACTTGTTTCATCCCTGCATCAGTACAAAACTATTAG GCTTGATGACTGCAGTTTATCTACCAAACATTTCAAAGATATTTCCACTGTTCTGACTAAAAATCAAGTcctgactgaacttaaactgaACAACAATGAAGTGGGAGACTCTGGTATGGAGGTGCTGTGCAAAGGATTGTTGCATCCAAGTTGTAAGCTTCAGAAACTATG GCTGCAGAATTGCAACTTGACCGAAGCCTGCTGTGAGCACCTCCGCTCTGTGCTTAGTAGCAATGCATCCTTGACTGAGCTGCACTTGGGTGACAACACTTTGGGTGAATCAGGAGTGAAAGTCTTGTGCCAGGGACTTCTGGATCCAAACTGCAAACTGGAGAGTCTTCA GCTAGACTACTGTGAACTCTCGGCAGCAAACGTGGAGGCCCTCAGCTCTGCCTTACGCACCAAGCCATCCCTGAAGGAGCTCAGCCTGTGCAACAACAGCTTTGGAGATGCTGCAGTGAAGCTGCTTTGCCAAGGCGTACAGGATTCCAAGTGTAATCTGGAGACATTACG GTTGGAGAACTGCGATTTTACTGCCGAGAGCTGTGGGGATCTCAGTACTATTCTCAGCACAAAGCCATCTTTGAAAGAGCTCTGCATAGGCGAGAACAAGATTGGTGACCGCGGTGTGGCACTCCTGTGCCAGGGCGCACTGAACCCAAACTGCAATGTTCAGAAGCTGTG GTTGTGGGAATGTGGTATCACCGCTCATGGCTGCAAAGACCTCTCCAACCTTTTTGGCAATAAAGAGACTCTCAAGGAGTTAAGCTTGATTGGAAATGACGTGAAGGATCAAGGAATGGACTTTTTGTCTCAAGGACTGAAGAATCCAAAGTGTAAACTCCAGGCAATTTG GTTGAGAGAATGTGGTCTGACCGGAACCTGTTGCAAGAGCCTCAGCCAGGCTCTCAGCACAAACGGTACTTTGAAGGAGCTACACATCGGAGGCAATAAGCTGGATGATGCCGGAGTGATTCAGATCTGCGAGGGAGTCCTGAGCCCCACCTGCAACCTCCAGTCCCTCTC GGTGGGGCAGTCACAGCTTACGGCAGCTTGCTGTGACAAGCTTGCCGAGGTGATAGCTGGAAAGCCATGTCTACAGGAACTGGACGTGAGTTACAGCCACATTGGAGATGAAGGCGCAATGAAGCTCTGTGAAGCAGTGAAGAATCCCAACTGCCACCTGAAGTATCTAAT CCTGTATGACACCTTCTGGACTACTCCAGTGGATAAAGAACTAAAGGCGTTGGAAGAGCTAAAGCCTGGATTTAAATTGGTTACATGA